One stretch of Siphonobacter curvatus DNA includes these proteins:
- a CDS encoding ABC-three component system protein, whose amino-acid sequence MRDIVNNNVEIHFTASLNPNTIGNLLNQYKHELQDPSFKRQNDFIKRLQRFLVNISTAKIQTLEEKLVEGGFDENLEYALLTKEEFSKFLLEYKFSPSIQNINAIFLGKIFDQFNMFILPEIRKGTDHIVINELINSTIIAPIESLILDNDCDIDILTHHIRGMIFFLTGKCHIKWN is encoded by the coding sequence ATGAGAGACATTGTAAATAACAATGTTGAAATTCATTTTACAGCTTCTTTAAACCCAAACACTATTGGCAATTTATTAAACCAATATAAACATGAGTTACAGGATCCTAGCTTTAAAAGGCAAAATGATTTCATTAAGAGGCTACAAAGATTCCTTGTAAATATTTCTACAGCAAAAATCCAAACTCTAGAAGAAAAATTAGTAGAAGGTGGATTTGACGAGAACTTAGAGTATGCTCTCTTAACAAAAGAAGAATTTAGTAAATTTTTACTAGAATACAAATTCTCTCCTTCTATTCAAAATATTAATGCCATTTTTCTAGGGAAGATTTTTGACCAGTTTAATATGTTTATACTACCTGAAATAAGAAAAGGGACAGATCATATTGTTATTAATGAATTAATTAATTCAACAATAATTGCCCCAATTGAAAGCTTAATATTAGACAATGATTGCGATATCGATATATTGACACATCATATTAGAGGAATGATATTTTTTTTAACCGGCAAATGCCATATTAAATGGAACTAA
- a CDS encoding AAA family ATPase, with the protein MQSIKINKLVVYKKSRIVYSQDYHSGLNIIRGKNGSGKSTIANFMYYALGGDFINWLPEAQSCDYVIIEVNINGKILTLKRYIETNTMQPMDIYYGKYENAISQKLDGWNRYNFGRKDAKESFSQIIFKYLNFTEVSTESGDFITFNQILRLLYIDQITPIINIIKSVDFDSPLIRRTIGYYLYGSHDDSLVIDEKNLRLKKKEINDLKSQQKIFVDIYDSKQLNSTDIDKEINKLTTQLEKLNSSIEKSQTSRNTAFSEANKKFNDKKDKLVTLKNEYIQITKDINTYKIEISDSIDFINELKSQSKSLNTSIITRNILGLMPVSYCPSCLGKLKENTEHNTCSLCGNIQEDDAVNKATKVKEEIDIQISESERLLKLRQDRLIKLIDLENKTKTNLYETQKDIDLSVKAFTISYDLKLSELLTTKGEVKVKLSQLFEKRQKAIKFEYINEKINTLNTDISSLLKSIQNKRISQSNNSIKVENKIRDYTIKILKEDSKDEVYESSFVDPENVNIDFDKNSFSIDGRSNFSASSMVVLKNAIRFSIFFASLELPFMRYPRFILCDNIEDKGMEPSRSHKFQRTIESIAKKFNKEDYQIIFTTSMMDESLDIDKYTVGPSYNGSNKSLDIQPINKNTEPLSTNDQRPNLDSDNDMDELFSDLPF; encoded by the coding sequence ATGCAATCTATAAAAATCAATAAACTAGTTGTTTATAAAAAAAGTAGAATTGTTTATAGTCAAGATTATCATTCTGGGCTAAATATCATTAGAGGCAAAAATGGCTCTGGAAAATCCACTATCGCTAACTTCATGTATTATGCCTTAGGGGGAGATTTTATCAATTGGCTCCCTGAAGCTCAATCGTGCGACTATGTCATTATTGAAGTTAATATTAACGGGAAAATATTAACTTTAAAGAGATACATTGAAACAAACACCATGCAGCCGATGGATATATACTATGGTAAATACGAGAATGCAATATCTCAAAAACTAGACGGATGGAATAGATATAACTTTGGAAGAAAAGATGCTAAGGAAAGTTTTAGTCAAATAATTTTTAAATATTTAAATTTCACTGAAGTCTCAACCGAAAGTGGGGATTTTATCACTTTCAATCAAATATTAAGATTATTATATATTGATCAAATAACTCCTATTATTAACATAATCAAATCAGTAGATTTCGATAGCCCACTTATTAGGAGAACAATTGGATACTACCTTTACGGCTCACATGATGATTCTTTAGTAATTGACGAAAAGAATCTAAGGCTAAAAAAGAAAGAGATTAATGACTTAAAAAGTCAACAAAAAATTTTCGTAGATATTTATGATTCCAAACAACTAAATTCAACAGATATCGACAAAGAAATCAATAAACTTACAACACAATTAGAAAAATTAAATTCTTCAATAGAAAAATCACAAACATCTAGAAATACAGCATTTAGTGAAGCCAACAAAAAGTTCAATGATAAAAAAGATAAGTTGGTTACTCTCAAAAATGAATATATTCAAATTACCAAAGACATCAATACTTATAAGATTGAAATAAGTGACAGTATTGATTTTATTAACGAACTAAAGAGCCAATCTAAATCTTTAAATACATCAATTATAACTAGAAATATTTTAGGTTTAATGCCTGTTAGCTACTGCCCATCTTGTTTAGGTAAATTAAAAGAAAATACAGAACATAATACTTGCTCATTATGCGGCAATATACAAGAAGATGATGCCGTAAATAAAGCCACTAAGGTTAAGGAGGAAATTGATATTCAAATTAGCGAATCTGAGAGACTATTAAAACTGAGACAAGATCGCCTAATCAAGCTAATTGATTTAGAAAACAAAACCAAAACTAATCTTTATGAAACACAAAAAGACATAGACCTTTCTGTAAAAGCTTTTACCATTTCTTACGACTTGAAATTATCTGAGTTACTTACAACCAAAGGAGAAGTTAAAGTAAAACTTTCTCAACTATTTGAGAAGCGACAGAAAGCAATCAAGTTTGAATACATAAATGAGAAAATCAATACTTTAAATACAGATATTAGTTCTTTATTAAAAAGCATACAAAATAAAAGAATAAGTCAAAGCAATAATTCTATTAAAGTTGAAAACAAGATTCGAGATTATACTATAAAGATACTTAAAGAAGATTCTAAAGATGAAGTGTATGAATCATCATTCGTTGACCCAGAAAATGTCAATATAGATTTTGACAAAAATTCATTTTCTATAGATGGAAGAAGTAATTTTTCAGCAAGCTCAATGGTTGTTTTGAAAAATGCTATTAGATTTTCTATATTTTTTGCTTCACTAGAATTACCGTTCATGAGGTACCCTCGATTTATACTTTGTGATAACATTGAGGATAAAGGAATGGAACCCTCAAGAAGCCATAAATTTCAAAGGACAATTGAATCCATTGCTAAGAAATTCAATAAGGAAGATTACCAAATAATATTTACCACTTCGATGATGGATGAGTCTTTGGATATAGATAAATACACCGTTGGCCCCTCATATAACGGTAGCAATAAATCATTAGATATTCAACCTATTAATAAAAACACTGAACCATTATCTACGAATGATCAGCGTCCTAATCTAGATTCAGACAATGACATGGATGAACTATTTAGTGATTTACCATTCTGA
- a CDS encoding helix-turn-helix domain-containing protein: MQNIESQRIKELRGTETLRTFGEKFGLSHSTVAAIEQGKQSISIPMAKKIADIYNVSLDWLYGLTDQREINYIKNNQEFTGTVAESNQEHKGGMGADGWSRLIEEKDKQIELLTSFLKNRELDLADCRNQVSYFKNLYDQSSSSK, translated from the coding sequence ATGCAAAATATTGAATCACAGCGCATTAAAGAACTAAGAGGGACTGAAACATTGAGAACTTTTGGCGAAAAGTTTGGTCTTTCACATTCTACAGTTGCTGCTATTGAGCAAGGGAAACAAAGTATATCGATACCAATGGCTAAGAAAATAGCTGATATTTATAATGTTTCATTAGACTGGCTGTACGGTCTGACCGACCAAAGGGAGATTAATTACATAAAAAATAACCAAGAATTCACAGGTACTGTTGCAGAAAGTAACCAAGAGCACAAAGGTGGGATGGGTGCTGATGGGTGGAGTCGCCTAATAGAAGAGAAAGACAAGCAGATCGAGCTACTGACTTCGTTTTTGAAAAACCGTGAACTAGACTTAGCGGATTGCAGAAATCAGGTATCCTACTTTAAGAATTTGTACGACCAGAGCTCTTCCTCGAAGTAA
- a CDS encoding ABC-three component system middle component 5 has product MLVYHPSFDIYHTAYRILKILYDNRNIEIEKDRMRIIDFILLFPQELNNFRVPQNASKFKNLYKITTYNKIPDKNRVFQQTRSFYEISLQCLTSRDLLDLDQYKQGILKLNLTSIDDGLKTELSRTDLIDQTILKIIYDHFIKLPTKDLIERTSLVDNKYAIYKNQ; this is encoded by the coding sequence ATGCTTGTATATCATCCAAGTTTTGATATTTATCACACTGCCTATCGAATTTTAAAAATACTCTACGATAATAGAAACATCGAAATCGAAAAGGATAGAATGAGAATCATTGATTTCATTCTATTATTCCCTCAAGAGCTGAATAATTTCAGAGTCCCTCAAAATGCTAGCAAATTTAAAAATTTATATAAAATAACTACATACAATAAAATACCGGATAAGAATAGAGTTTTCCAGCAAACAAGAAGTTTTTATGAAATATCACTACAATGCTTGACCAGTAGGGACTTGTTGGATTTAGACCAATACAAACAAGGGATTTTGAAATTAAATTTAACATCAATTGATGATGGTTTAAAAACTGAACTTAGCCGTACTGACTTGATAGACCAAACTATCTTAAAAATAATTTATGATCATTTTATTAAATTACCTACAAAGGATTTAATTGAACGCACATCTTTAGTTGACAACAAATATGCAATCTATAAAAATCAATAA
- a CDS encoding sce7725 family protein, producing MPYLRGKKFELLALLETNERLVQSESFLPIIEPVNTSGENLETYKLLGEGRFPFVLIINPKVGNHTQDNEVENTILPLLSGNLNNVYIGIILDKDEPISKIINILTGYTNFKKVIIHNTNYKDQDELIEFIENDESIEYNIFDEDETMPNYRISFPANKKIILRDGFVKHKTNKDYPQEDYYCQNVFLYKQQGYYGCSDFLSVGKKYNNGRSGNPHAVVIHYTVTENGENKMFHFLSDRKDGPSNQAGKYLEALNHLIDFLNSGRRFGDNTDGTNEFRSNHKSEYFPGLGGIKKISMKHHIELLFELAK from the coding sequence ATGCCCTATCTCAGAGGTAAAAAATTTGAGCTTCTCGCCCTTTTAGAAACAAATGAAAGATTAGTACAAAGCGAATCCTTTTTACCTATTATAGAACCAGTTAATACTTCTGGTGAGAACTTAGAAACGTATAAACTTCTAGGAGAAGGTAGATTTCCGTTTGTATTGATAATTAATCCGAAGGTTGGTAACCATACTCAAGATAATGAAGTAGAAAATACGATTCTTCCCTTGCTAAGCGGAAATTTAAATAACGTTTATATTGGTATCATATTAGATAAAGATGAACCTATTTCAAAAATAATAAATATTTTAACAGGCTATACTAACTTTAAAAAGGTTATCATACACAATACTAACTATAAAGATCAGGATGAATTAATAGAATTTATTGAAAATGATGAATCTATAGAGTATAATATTTTTGATGAAGACGAAACAATGCCTAACTATAGAATATCATTTCCTGCTAACAAGAAAATCATATTAAGGGATGGATTTGTCAAGCATAAGACTAATAAAGATTATCCACAAGAAGACTATTATTGTCAGAATGTTTTCCTTTACAAACAACAAGGATATTATGGTTGTAGTGATTTTTTATCAGTAGGTAAGAAATATAATAACGGACGTTCTGGAAACCCGCATGCAGTTGTTATACATTATACAGTAACAGAGAATGGTGAAAATAAGATGTTCCATTTTCTATCTGATAGAAAAGATGGACCATCAAATCAAGCTGGTAAATATTTGGAAGCTTTAAATCATTTAATTGATTTTTTGAACTCTGGACGAAGATTTGGAGATAATACGGATGGAACTAATGAGTTCAGATCTAATCATAAATCAGAATATTTTCCTGGTCTAGGAGGTATTAAGAAGATCTCTATGAAACATCATATTGAACTACTATTTGAATTAGCTAAATAA
- a CDS encoding sce7726 family protein, translated as MRSKIDPTFNKKLATVFTTSFLNDYLTNSYQDKLKEILNETGLIHRLPTYATVEQTLELIYKYLSQNYRFEYVYKNTVANQLLLKKHSLKKAILFSEFRAGISQLDLLIVNGTTTAYEIKTELDSLSRLPVQLNSYTEMFDKTFVVTHEAFAVKVERLLPESAGLMVLNQNNRLFTLKEARSNVGQLNHAAMFSSLRKAEYCSLIREKFDKVPNMPNTKIYDYCLNLFKQLPNIEAHESFVKVLRKRKLKDEQLDLVKSVGAALKMLCLGKHFTGAECTQLHNTFNSKPFPPYVHALSQR; from the coding sequence ATGCGTTCAAAGATTGACCCGACCTTCAATAAAAAGCTAGCTACTGTATTTACTACTAGCTTTCTTAACGACTATCTGACGAATTCTTATCAGGACAAGTTAAAGGAAATATTGAATGAAACAGGGCTAATTCACCGTTTACCTACTTACGCAACAGTAGAGCAGACGTTGGAACTCATCTACAAATACCTTTCTCAGAATTATCGTTTCGAATACGTCTACAAGAATACGGTAGCTAATCAGTTACTGCTTAAAAAGCACTCTTTAAAGAAAGCCATTCTCTTCTCGGAATTTAGAGCTGGTATTTCCCAACTAGACTTATTAATCGTCAACGGGACTACTACTGCTTATGAAATTAAGACGGAACTAGACTCACTAAGCCGATTACCCGTTCAGTTGAACTCTTACACGGAAATGTTTGATAAAACTTTCGTGGTCACCCATGAAGCGTTCGCAGTAAAGGTTGAAAGACTGTTGCCTGAATCAGCTGGACTTATGGTGTTAAACCAAAATAACAGACTATTCACACTTAAAGAAGCCAGGTCTAATGTCGGCCAATTAAATCATGCAGCTATGTTTTCATCACTAAGGAAAGCAGAGTATTGCTCACTAATAAGAGAGAAGTTTGACAAGGTTCCCAATATGCCCAATACAAAAATATATGATTATTGCTTGAATTTATTTAAACAATTACCTAATATCGAAGCACACGAAAGCTTTGTGAAGGTATTGCGTAAGCGTAAACTAAAAGATGAGCAGCTAGACTTGGTTAAAAGTGTAGGAGCAGCTCTAAAGATGTTATGTTTAGGAAAGCACTTCACAGGGGCTGAATGTACACAACTACATAATACTTTTAACTCCAAACCATTTCCGCCTTATGTACATGCCCTATCTCAGAGGTAA